The Sorangiineae bacterium MSr11367 genome window below encodes:
- a CDS encoding sigma-70 family RNA polymerase sigma factor, with the protein MSSSPAPKAPTPPTKAAADSPEVHERVLEGISLVTSLARQMHQHLGASLSVDDLEAIGREGLLDSARTFDRERGIPFLRWASLRIRGAMIDGARSHGSLPRRVYRKLRALEAADRVQEVVAEELAATPPPSPEAADEKLGEALSSMALAMAAAFLSPQTHGLDEIIHPDTESPEEEFAHAELMNRVRAAIAKRPENERTLLERHYFDGVTFEQAAQEIGLSKSWASRLHARAIEAISRELKRTGIKD; encoded by the coding sequence ATGTCCTCGAGCCCCGCCCCGAAAGCGCCCACACCGCCAACCAAGGCGGCCGCCGATTCTCCTGAGGTTCACGAGCGCGTCCTCGAGGGTATCTCGCTGGTCACGAGCCTGGCGCGTCAGATGCACCAACACCTCGGCGCCAGCTTGAGCGTCGACGACCTCGAGGCCATCGGCCGCGAAGGCCTGCTCGACTCGGCCCGCACGTTCGACCGTGAGCGGGGGATCCCGTTTTTGCGCTGGGCCAGCCTGCGCATCCGCGGCGCGATGATCGACGGCGCCCGTTCCCACGGTTCGCTTCCGCGGCGCGTGTACCGCAAGCTCCGCGCGTTGGAAGCGGCCGATCGCGTGCAGGAGGTCGTGGCCGAGGAACTGGCCGCCACCCCGCCGCCCAGTCCCGAGGCGGCCGATGAGAAATTGGGCGAGGCCCTGTCGAGCATGGCGCTGGCCATGGCGGCGGCGTTTCTCTCGCCGCAGACGCACGGGCTGGACGAGATCATCCACCCGGACACCGAATCGCCCGAGGAGGAGTTCGCCCACGCCGAACTCATGAACCGAGTCCGCGCCGCCATCGCAAAACGGCCCGAGAACGAGCGCACCTTGCTCGAGCGGCACTACTTCGACGGGGTCACCTTCGAGCAGGCGGCGCAGGAAATTGGCCTGTCGAAGTCGTGGGCGAGCCGGCTGCACGCCCGGGCCATCGAGGCCATCTCCCGCGAATTGAAACGGACCGGCATTAAGGATTGA